One Dryobates pubescens isolate bDryPub1 chromosome 33, bDryPub1.pri, whole genome shotgun sequence DNA window includes the following coding sequences:
- the MRTO4 gene encoding mRNA turnover protein 4 homolog has translation MPKSKRDRKVPAVSLTRTPRKGLEAKQALITELRRCVDTYKYIFVFSVANMRNNKLKDVRNAWKHSRIFFGKNKVMMVALGREPSSEYKENLHKVSKHLRGEVGLLFTNRTKEEVDEWFSKFREVDFARAGNKATYTVSLDTGPLEQFPHSMEPQLRQLGLPTALKKGVVTLLSDYEVCKEGDVLTPEQARVLKLFGYEMAEFKVTIKFLWNAETGDFQKLVGDTEEEEEEEEEDNDDDSIED, from the exons ATGCCGAAGTCCAAGCGGGACCGCAAGG TCCCGGCAGTCTCCCTGACGCGGACACCCAGGAAGGGATTGGAAGCCAAGCAGGCGCTGATCACTGAG CTGCGGCGATGTGTGGACACCTACAAGTACATCTTTGTCTTCTCCGTTGCCAACATGAGGAACAACAAGCTGAAGGACGTCCGGAACgcctggaagcacagcag GATCTTCTTCGGAAAGAACAAAGTGATGATGGTGGCGCTGGGACGTGAGCCGAGCAGCGAGTACAAGGAGAATCTGCATAAG GTCAGCAAACACCTGAGAGGTGAAGTTGGTCTTCTCTTCACTAACCGCACCAAGGAGGAGGTGGATGA GTGGTTCTCCAAATTCAGAGAGGTGGACTTTGCCCGTGCAGGGAACAAGGCAACGTACACAGTGAGCCTGGACACAGGGCCCTTGGAGCAGTTCCCCCACTCCATGGAGCCTCAGCTACGGCAGCTGGGATTGCCTACAGCCTTAAAGAAAG gagtggtgacGCTGCTTTCAGATTACGAAGTCTGCAAAGAAGGGGACGTGCTCACCCCTGAACAAGCCCGTGTCCTG AAACTCTTTGGCTACGAGATGGCAGAGTTCAAAGTCACCATCAAATTTCTGTGGAATGCCGAGACTGGAGACTTCCAGAAGCTTGTGGGAgacacagaggaggaggaggaggaagaggaggaggacaatGATGACGACAGCATTGAGGACTAG
- the AKR7A2 gene encoding aflatoxin B1 aldehyde reductase member 2, with protein MAATGGVRPGVVLGTMEMGRRAGPEVSAALLRAFLRRGYRLLDTAYMYAGGESEKILGALLAAGTEPVEVATKANPWDGKTLKPDSVRSQLHTSLERLKRKSVELFYLHAPDHDTPVEETLRACNELHKEGKFKELGLSNYAAWEVAEICTICKYNNWVMPTVYQGMYNATTRQVEAELFPCLRYYGLRFYAYNPLAGGLLTGKYKYEDKETQPPGRFFGNDWAQAYRNRYWKKHNFQGIDLVERALKDAYGSSAPSLTSAALRWLYHHSKLQGSLGDAVIVGMSNLEQLEQNLDCSEEGPLLPAVVEAFDKAWNLTAHDCPNYFR; from the exons atGGCGGCAACCGGGGGAGTGCGGCCCGGGGTGGTGCTGGGAACGATGGAAATGGGGCGCCGGGCAGGGCCTGAGGTCAGCGCCGCGCTCCTCCGCGCTTTCCTCCGCCGGGGCTACCGCCTCCTGGACACGGCTTATATGTACGCGGGGGGAGAGTCGGAGAAGATCCTGGGcgcgctgctggctgctggcacggAGCCCG TGGAAGTTGCCACCAAAGCCAACCCCTGGGACGGGAAGACGCTGAAGCCTGACAGTGTGCGATCACAGCTGCACACATCCTTGGAGAGGCTGAAGAGGAAGAGTGTGGAGCTCTTCTACCTCCATGCCCCTGACCATGACACCCCAGTGGAGGAAACTCTGCGTGCCTGCAACGAGCTGCACAAAGAA GGAAAGTTTAAAGAGCTTGGTCTGTCAAACTATGCTGCATGGGAGGTGGCAGAAATCTGCACCATCTGCAAATACAACAACTGGGTGATGCCAACTGTCTACCAG GGCATGTACAATGCCACCACTCGCCAGGTGGAAGCTGAGCTCTTCCCATGCCTGAGGTACTACGGGCTGCGCTTCTACGCCTACAACCCGCTGGCAG GAGGGCTGTTGACTGGCAAGTACAAGTATGAAGACAAAGAGACACAGCCCCCAGGAAGGTTCTTTGGGAACGACTGGGCTCAAGCCTACAGGAACAG gtactggaaaaAACACAATTTTCAAGGCATTGACTTAGTAGAAAGAGCTCTGAAAGATGCTTATGGCTCCAGTGCACCGAGCCTGACCTCTGCCGCTTTGCGTTGGCTGTACCATCACTCCAAACTGCAG GGCTCTCTTGGAGATGCAGTGATCGTTGGGATGTCCAACCTGGAGCAGCTAGAGCAGAACCTTGACTGCAGTGAGGAGggtcccctgctgccagctgtggtggAGGCCTTTGACAAAGCCTGGAACCTGACTGCACATGACTGCCCCAACTACTTCCGCTAG